The following coding sequences lie in one Kitasatospora azatica KCTC 9699 genomic window:
- a CDS encoding SLC13 family permease: MNTFVAEVLSVGLLVLVLVCAVVRPWGWPEAVVAVPAAGLAIGAGAISPAHAAAEAARLGPVIGFLAAVLVLAQLCDDEGLFHACGAWMARTAAGRPRRLLVQVFVVASVITAVLSLDATVVLLTPVVFATAARLGARPKPHLYACTHLSNTASLLLPVSNLTNLLAFAASGLAFTRFAALMALPWLVAIAVEYVLLRRFFAADLDAGAEVPATATEPELPLFALVTVAGTLAGFVLASAVGIDPAWAALAGALVLAVRALARRRTTPTAILRSAALPFLAFVLALGVVVRAVVDNGLLSALGHLVPHGTALPALLGTAALAAVLANVINNLPATLVLLPLTAPAGPGAVLAVLLGVNIGPNLTYAGSLATLLWRRIVREHDTDVGLAEFTRLGLLVVPAALALAVVALWGSLRIVGG; this comes from the coding sequence CTGAACACGTTCGTCGCGGAAGTCCTGTCGGTCGGCCTGCTGGTACTGGTCCTGGTCTGCGCGGTGGTGCGGCCGTGGGGCTGGCCCGAGGCGGTGGTCGCGGTCCCGGCGGCGGGGCTGGCGATCGGCGCCGGCGCGATCTCGCCGGCCCACGCGGCAGCCGAGGCCGCTCGGCTCGGCCCGGTCATCGGCTTCCTCGCCGCGGTCCTGGTGCTCGCCCAACTCTGCGACGACGAGGGCCTGTTCCACGCGTGCGGCGCGTGGATGGCGCGCACCGCGGCGGGGCGGCCCCGCCGACTCCTGGTACAGGTGTTCGTGGTCGCCTCGGTGATCACGGCGGTGCTCAGCCTGGACGCCACCGTGGTCCTGCTCACCCCGGTGGTGTTCGCCACCGCCGCCCGCCTCGGGGCCAGGCCGAAGCCCCACCTCTACGCGTGCACGCACCTGTCGAACACCGCCTCGCTGCTGCTGCCGGTGTCCAACCTCACCAACCTGCTGGCATTCGCGGCCAGCGGGCTGGCGTTCACCCGGTTCGCCGCACTGATGGCACTGCCCTGGCTCGTCGCGATCGCGGTCGAGTACGTGTTGCTGCGCCGGTTCTTCGCGGCAGACCTGGACGCGGGCGCCGAGGTCCCGGCGACCGCGACGGAGCCGGAACTGCCGCTGTTCGCCCTGGTCACCGTCGCCGGCACGCTCGCCGGGTTCGTTCTCGCCTCGGCGGTCGGCATCGACCCGGCCTGGGCCGCGCTGGCCGGCGCCCTGGTGCTGGCCGTCCGCGCCCTGGCCCGGCGGCGGACCACCCCGACGGCGATCCTCCGCTCGGCCGCGCTGCCGTTCCTGGCCTTCGTGCTGGCGCTCGGCGTCGTCGTGCGCGCGGTGGTCGACAACGGGCTGTTGTCCGCGCTCGGACACCTCGTCCCGCACGGCACTGCGCTGCCCGCCCTGCTGGGCACCGCTGCGCTCGCCGCCGTTCTCGCGAACGTGATCAACAATCTGCCCGCCACCCTCGTCCTGCTGCCGCTGACCGCGCCGGCCGGCCCGGGCGCGGTGCTGGCGGTGCTGCTCGGGGTGAACATCGGGCCCAACCTCACCTACGCCGGTTCCCTGGCCACCCTGCTCTGGCGGCGCATCGTCCGGGAGCACGACACCGACGTCGGGCTGGCCGAGTTCACCCGCCTCGGGCTGCTCGTCGTACCGGCGGCGCTGGCCCTGGCCGTGGTAGCACTGTGGGGATCGTTGCGGATCGTCGGAGGGTGA
- a CDS encoding universal stress protein — MSVVVWITEGTWPACVDAARTHAPQDAEIVLLHVTGTEVPGVAHAAFAGLLGRGHPRGRHPTDGWGSDPGDRLEDLAAASAHQLLDAAADRLGRSCVRLERTGRTEHEVVAAAAGAELLVLARDGDRTHLGPHSLGPASRFVVDHAPCPVLLVWPGPAPATAAAPPPHPPRRG; from the coding sequence GTGTCAGTCGTCGTCTGGATCACCGAGGGCACCTGGCCCGCCTGTGTCGACGCCGCCCGCACCCACGCGCCGCAGGACGCCGAGATCGTCCTGTTGCACGTCACGGGCACCGAGGTGCCCGGAGTCGCGCACGCCGCCTTCGCGGGACTGCTGGGACGCGGCCACCCCAGGGGGCGGCACCCGACCGACGGCTGGGGAAGCGACCCGGGTGACCGGCTCGAGGACCTGGCCGCGGCCTCCGCCCACCAGCTGCTCGACGCCGCCGCCGACCGCCTGGGACGCTCCTGCGTCCGCCTGGAACGGACCGGCCGGACCGAGCACGAGGTCGTGGCCGCGGCTGCCGGAGCGGAGCTGCTGGTCCTCGCGCGCGACGGTGACCGCACCCACCTGGGGCCCCACAGTCTGGGTCCCGCAAGCCGGTTCGTCGTCGACCACGCTCCCTGCCCCGTCCTGCTGGTCTGGCCCGGGCCGGCACCGGCGACTGCCGCGGCCCCGCCACCGCACCCGCCGCGGCGCGGGTAA
- a CDS encoding glycoside hydrolase family 6 protein — MSPRIPRSLVPIGIAALLAAVAVPAQAQAEVGTGHTLPAGTRFYVDPHSDAAKQAVNDLLHHDFTGATAMAELASWPEAHWFTDGTPDQVADQAHSLVRSAARTGTVPVLVAYDIPLRDCSQYSSGGAQSDADYRAWIAGLAHGIGRSRALVVLEPDALANLPSDCSPSTDPTGALTAGRIADLRYAVSVLEQQPNTTVYLDAGNSHWQSVGTMAQRLLQAGVENTQGFSLNVSNFFATGRSDHYGTWVSNCLWYATKGPAAAHGHTDWCASQYYSPAAPNDGLPGDSVNADDPSTWHWTDQWFQQNVGTPPAGELAHFVVDTSRDGQGGWTPPAGKYTGDPQTWCNPPGRGIGDRPTADTGTPLVDAYLWIKTVGQSDGQCNRNVPGATVDPEYGIVDPPAGTWWPDQALTLVRNANPALTFNRGH; from the coding sequence GTGAGTCCGCGCATCCCACGCTCGTTGGTGCCCATCGGCATCGCGGCCCTGCTGGCGGCAGTCGCCGTCCCGGCCCAGGCCCAGGCCGAGGTCGGTACCGGCCACACACTGCCGGCCGGTACCCGGTTCTACGTGGACCCGCACAGCGACGCGGCGAAGCAGGCGGTCAACGACCTGCTGCACCACGACTTCACCGGCGCCACCGCGATGGCCGAGCTCGCCAGCTGGCCCGAGGCCCACTGGTTCACCGACGGCACCCCGGACCAGGTGGCCGACCAGGCGCATTCGCTGGTCCGGAGCGCTGCCCGCACCGGGACCGTTCCGGTCCTGGTCGCGTACGACATCCCGCTGCGGGACTGCTCCCAGTACTCCAGCGGGGGCGCGCAGTCCGACGCGGACTACCGAGCCTGGATCGCGGGGCTGGCGCACGGCATCGGCCGCAGCCGGGCACTGGTGGTCCTCGAACCCGACGCCCTGGCCAACCTGCCCTCCGACTGCTCCCCGAGCACCGACCCCACCGGGGCGCTCACGGCCGGACGGATCGCCGATCTGCGGTACGCCGTCAGCGTCCTGGAGCAGCAGCCGAACACGACCGTGTACCTGGACGCGGGCAACAGCCACTGGCAGAGCGTGGGCACCATGGCACAGCGCCTGCTGCAGGCGGGGGTCGAGAACACCCAGGGCTTCTCGCTGAACGTGTCCAACTTCTTCGCCACCGGCCGGTCCGACCACTACGGCACCTGGGTGTCGAACTGCCTGTGGTACGCCACCAAGGGCCCGGCGGCCGCGCACGGGCACACGGACTGGTGCGCGAGCCAGTACTACTCCCCGGCGGCCCCCAACGACGGCCTGCCGGGGGACTCCGTCAACGCGGACGACCCCAGCACCTGGCACTGGACCGACCAGTGGTTCCAGCAGAACGTCGGCACCCCGCCGGCGGGCGAACTCGCCCACTTCGTGGTCGACACCAGCCGCGACGGGCAGGGCGGCTGGACCCCGCCGGCCGGCAAGTACACCGGCGATCCGCAGACCTGGTGCAACCCGCCCGGCCGCGGCATCGGTGACCGGCCCACGGCCGACACCGGCACACCCCTGGTGGACGCCTACCTGTGGATCAAGACCGTCGGCCAGTCCGACGGTCAGTGCAACCGCAACGTCCCCGGCGCAACGGTCGACCCCGAGTACGGCATCGTCGACCCGCCGGCCGGCACCTGGTGGCCCGATCAGGCCCTGACCCTGGTGCGGAACGCCAACCCGGCGCTCACCTTCAACCGCGGTCACTGA
- a CDS encoding glycoside hydrolase family 6 protein translates to MRRSRRRLSLLVAASLTALLTALLAAVHPGTAYAADPTTMTNGFYVDPGSSAQQWVNANPGDGRAAAIRASIANVPSARWFGNWSGTIGTATGAFVGAAAANRKLPILVAYNIPNRDICAGQSGGGAGSDAAYNSWIAAFASGIGNRPAVVVLEPDSLGDESCMTANQISERNTLLRNAIAQFNAKAPNTWVYLDAGNPGWLSAQTMAQHLADAGVSGAHGFSLNVSNFYSTSQNTAYGNAVNAALQSRGGSAKPYVVDTSRNGNGSNGQWCNPAGRRIGTPTQSGGGAEMLLWVKVPGESDGNCGTGGGSSAGQFLPQVAYNLVYGY, encoded by the coding sequence ATGCGCCGTTCGCGCCGCAGGCTGTCATTGCTCGTGGCAGCATCGCTGACCGCACTCCTGACCGCACTCCTGGCCGCGGTCCACCCCGGGACCGCCTACGCGGCCGACCCCACCACCATGACCAACGGCTTCTACGTCGACCCCGGCTCCAGCGCGCAGCAGTGGGTCAACGCCAACCCCGGTGACGGCCGCGCCGCCGCGATCCGGGCCTCGATCGCCAACGTGCCGTCGGCACGCTGGTTCGGCAACTGGAGCGGCACCATCGGGACGGCGACCGGCGCCTTCGTCGGCGCGGCGGCGGCCAACCGCAAGCTGCCGATCCTGGTGGCCTACAACATCCCCAACCGGGACATCTGCGCGGGCCAGTCCGGCGGTGGCGCGGGTTCCGACGCCGCCTACAACAGCTGGATCGCCGCTTTCGCCAGCGGCATCGGCAACCGACCCGCGGTGGTCGTCCTGGAGCCCGACTCGCTCGGGGACGAGAGCTGCATGACGGCGAATCAGATCTCCGAACGCAACACGCTGCTGCGCAACGCCATCGCACAGTTCAACGCCAAGGCCCCCAACACCTGGGTCTACCTGGACGCCGGCAACCCCGGTTGGCTGAGCGCCCAGACCATGGCCCAGCACCTGGCCGATGCCGGGGTCAGCGGGGCCCACGGGTTCTCGTTGAACGTGTCCAACTTCTACAGCACTTCGCAGAACACGGCGTACGGCAACGCCGTCAACGCGGCCCTGCAGTCGAGGGGCGGGTCCGCCAAGCCGTACGTCGTCGACACCAGCCGCAACGGCAACGGCTCCAACGGCCAGTGGTGCAACCCGGCCGGCCGCAGGATCGGCACCCCCACGCAGTCGGGTGGCGGCGCCGAGATGCTGCTCTGGGTCAAGGTGCCCGGTGAGTCCGACGGCAACTGCGGCACCGGCGGCGGATCCAGCGCCGGACAGTTCCTGCCCCAGGTCGCCTACAACCTGGTCTACGGCTACTGA
- a CDS encoding DoxX family protein, with protein MSFSTGTGTDALAERAKPHAIAALRIVSALLFSCHGAASLLGVLGGTPGRSLSVGQWPGWWAALIQLVGGALVLLGLGTRLAALLCSGSMAYAYFSVHQQHALWPIQNGGELSVLFCWIFLAIAITGPGSLALDRLLRRAPQPVPAA; from the coding sequence ATGTCATTCAGCACCGGCACCGGCACCGACGCACTCGCCGAACGGGCCAAGCCGCACGCGATCGCCGCACTGCGAATAGTTTCCGCCCTGCTCTTCAGCTGCCACGGGGCGGCCTCCCTGCTCGGCGTCCTCGGCGGCACGCCGGGCCGTTCGTTGTCGGTCGGCCAGTGGCCGGGCTGGTGGGCCGCGCTGATCCAGCTGGTCGGCGGCGCCCTGGTCCTGCTGGGCCTGGGCACCAGGCTCGCGGCCCTGCTCTGCTCGGGCTCGATGGCCTACGCCTACTTCTCGGTCCATCAGCAGCACGCCCTGTGGCCGATCCAGAACGGCGGTGAGCTCTCGGTCCTGTTCTGCTGGATCTTCCTGGCCATCGCGATCACCGGTCCGGGCAGCCTCGCCCTCGACCGACTGCTGCGCCGCGCCCCCCAGCCGGTTCCGGCGGCGTAG
- a CDS encoding NADP-dependent oxidoreductase — protein sequence MRAVTYDSYAPDNSRLRCGEVADPKVGPGQVLIQVRAAAVNPVDWKVMAGGLDGMMDTVFPVIPGWDVAGVVTRTGPDTPEFTPGDEVMAYARKDVVQAGTFAEYVAVDAPSVARKPVALDWAQAAGLPLAGLTALRSLDRLEVGSGDVLLVHGAAGGVGSLAVQLGCDRGARVICTASERNHAFLRELGGDPVSYGDGLAERVRALAPDGVSAVADFVGGQLETTLAVLADGGRHVSVADPSVEQHGGHWIWVRPDGAKLAELAAAVDRGALTVEVAQTFPLERTGEAFEASRTGHTRGKLVVTP from the coding sequence ATGCGTGCGGTGACCTACGACTCCTACGCCCCGGACAACTCGCGGCTGCGCTGCGGCGAGGTGGCCGACCCCAAGGTGGGGCCCGGCCAGGTGCTGATCCAGGTGCGCGCGGCGGCGGTCAATCCGGTCGACTGGAAGGTCATGGCCGGCGGCCTGGACGGCATGATGGACACGGTCTTCCCCGTGATCCCCGGCTGGGACGTGGCCGGTGTGGTGACCCGGACCGGCCCCGACACGCCCGAGTTCACGCCCGGGGACGAGGTGATGGCCTACGCCCGCAAGGACGTGGTGCAGGCCGGCACCTTCGCCGAGTACGTCGCGGTCGATGCGCCCTCGGTGGCGCGCAAGCCCGTCGCGCTCGACTGGGCGCAGGCGGCCGGCCTGCCGCTGGCCGGCCTGACCGCACTGCGCAGCCTGGACCGGCTCGAGGTCGGATCCGGTGACGTGCTGCTGGTGCACGGCGCGGCCGGCGGCGTCGGGAGCCTGGCGGTGCAGCTCGGCTGCGACCGGGGAGCCCGGGTGATCTGCACCGCCTCGGAGCGCAACCACGCCTTTCTCCGCGAGCTGGGCGGCGACCCGGTGAGCTACGGGGACGGCCTGGCCGAGCGGGTGCGGGCGCTGGCGCCTGACGGCGTGTCGGCGGTGGCGGACTTCGTCGGCGGCCAGCTGGAGACGACGCTGGCCGTGCTCGCCGACGGTGGCAGGCACGTCTCGGTCGCCGACCCGAGTGTGGAGCAGCACGGCGGGCACTGGATCTGGGTCCGCCCGGACGGCGCCAAGCTGGCCGAGCTGGCGGCGGCGGTCGACCGGGGTGCGTTGACCGTGGAGGTCGCGCAGACCTTCCCGCTGGAGCGGACCGGCGAGGCCTTCGAGGCCAGCCGCACCGGACACACCCGCGGCAAACTGGTCGTCACGCCCTGA
- a CDS encoding cellulose-binding protein, which produces MSSDDPTTAKRPLPQGTHRRSRTRRRILAGSAAILVASAGAGALALSAGAAPTVAITVDAGSSLGTVPSTGVGLNTAVYDPNMADATASSLIKAAGIRQLRFPGGSVADGYHWKTHTVAGIGSWAAPGTDFDHFMTMAKTVGAQPILTANYGSGTPQEAADWVKYANVDKHYGVKYWEIGNEVYGNGHYGNGWENDTHADKSPTTYANNLVAYAKAMKAVDPTVKIGAVLTTPGGYPDGVTAPGDSADWNHTVLSIAGTSIDFVIVHSYPGGKTTADLLNTPAQAAGITSALRSLIADYAGSRAASVEITVTETDGDFSPAKTSQAAALYAPDAYLSWLEHGAVNVDWWDLHNGMGSAPSTVDGQTDYLDEGVLSSGSCVDGKCEPARETPFPTYWGIRSLTALAHPGDTMVKASSGNSSVAVHAVRGTDGGLNVMLINKDPNNAAQVSLSYGGYAPAPGAVTTVSYAKGGTELVTAANGTAAAQTLPPYSVTTLQLKPASAPSGSGAPAPATTPSPGKAATPTPGAGTPVAAGSVTAAPVASASGTLGTRAQASAAGTPADHPAPSSTATGGLASTGMSDAVTYSAVGGLAAISTGCVLVLRGRRRKAAHGK; this is translated from the coding sequence GTGTCATCTGACGACCCGACGACCGCCAAGCGGCCGCTGCCCCAGGGCACGCACCGCCGCAGCCGCACCCGCCGCCGCATCCTGGCGGGGTCGGCGGCGATCCTGGTCGCCTCGGCCGGCGCCGGCGCGCTGGCGCTCAGCGCGGGCGCCGCGCCGACCGTCGCCATCACCGTGGACGCCGGCTCCTCGCTGGGCACCGTGCCGAGCACCGGTGTCGGCCTGAACACCGCCGTCTACGACCCCAACATGGCCGACGCCACCGCCTCGTCCCTGATCAAGGCCGCGGGCATCCGCCAACTGCGCTTCCCCGGCGGCTCCGTCGCGGACGGCTACCACTGGAAGACCCACACGGTCGCCGGCATCGGCAGCTGGGCCGCGCCGGGCACCGACTTCGACCACTTCATGACCATGGCGAAGACGGTCGGCGCCCAGCCGATCCTGACCGCGAACTACGGTTCCGGCACGCCGCAGGAGGCCGCCGACTGGGTCAAGTACGCCAACGTCGACAAGCACTACGGGGTCAAGTACTGGGAGATCGGCAACGAGGTCTACGGCAACGGCCACTACGGCAACGGCTGGGAGAACGACACCCACGCCGACAAGAGCCCGACGACCTACGCGAACAACCTGGTCGCCTACGCGAAGGCGATGAAGGCCGTGGACCCGACGGTGAAGATCGGTGCGGTGCTCACCACTCCCGGTGGCTACCCCGACGGCGTGACGGCTCCCGGTGACAGCGCCGACTGGAACCACACGGTGCTCTCCATCGCGGGCACCTCCATCGACTTCGTCATCGTCCACTCGTACCCCGGTGGCAAGACCACGGCCGACCTGCTGAACACCCCCGCCCAGGCCGCCGGCATCACCTCCGCGCTGCGCTCGCTGATCGCCGACTACGCGGGTTCGCGCGCCGCTTCGGTGGAGATCACGGTCACCGAGACCGATGGCGACTTCTCGCCCGCCAAGACCAGCCAGGCCGCGGCCCTGTACGCACCCGACGCCTACTTGAGCTGGCTCGAGCACGGCGCCGTGAACGTCGACTGGTGGGACCTGCACAACGGCATGGGCAGCGCTCCCAGCACGGTCGACGGCCAGACCGACTACCTGGACGAGGGCGTGCTCTCCAGCGGGAGCTGCGTCGACGGCAAGTGCGAGCCGGCCCGCGAGACGCCGTTCCCCACCTACTGGGGCATCCGCTCGCTGACCGCGCTGGCCCACCCCGGCGACACCATGGTCAAGGCCTCCTCCGGCAACTCGTCGGTGGCCGTGCACGCGGTGCGCGGCACCGACGGCGGCCTGAACGTCATGCTGATCAACAAGGACCCGAACAACGCCGCACAGGTGTCGCTCTCCTACGGCGGGTACGCCCCGGCCCCGGGCGCGGTCACCACCGTCTCGTACGCCAAGGGCGGCACCGAGCTGGTCACGGCGGCCAACGGCACGGCGGCCGCGCAGACCCTGCCGCCGTACTCGGTCACCACCCTCCAGCTGAAGCCCGCCTCGGCGCCCTCCGGTTCCGGCGCCCCGGCACCCGCCACCACGCCCAGCCCCGGTAAGGCGGCCACTCCCACGCCCGGCGCCGGCACGCCGGTCGCCGCCGGCTCGGTCACCGCCGCACCGGTGGCCTCCGCCTCCGGCACGCTCGGCACCCGCGCGCAGGCGTCCGCCGCCGGCACGCCCGCCGACCACCCGGCCCCGAGCAGCACCGCCACCGGCGGCCTGGCCTCCACCGGGATGAGCGATGCGGTCACCTACAGCGCCGTCGGCGGCCTGGCGGCCATCTCCACCGGCTGTGTCCTGGTGCTCCGCGGACGCCGCCGCAAGGCCGCACACGGCAAGTGA
- the chvE gene encoding multiple monosaccharide ABC transporter substrate-binding protein — MALAVAGLSLSLAACGQSTNGVGDNASKGSAKGGLIGISMPTKSSERWINDGNNMVKQFQDKGYKTDLQYGDNVVENQVSQLENMITKGAKLLVVAAIDGSSLSDVLQKAADAHIPVISYDRLIRGTNNVDYYATFDNFKVGVLQGTYIADKLGLKDGKGPFNVELFAGSPDDNNASFFFNGAMSVLKPYIDDKKLVVQSGQTGFNQVATLRWDGGVAQSRMDNLLSKSYTSARVDAVLSPYDGISIGILSSLKGVGYGGSGKALPVVTGQDAELASVKSIIAGEQTQTVYKDTRELAKVAVQMGDALLTGGKPETNDTTTYNNGVKTVPAYLLQPVSVDKDNYQKVLIDGGQYTADQLK, encoded by the coding sequence ATGGCCCTCGCCGTTGCGGGCCTGTCGCTCTCTCTCGCCGCTTGCGGCCAGAGCACGAACGGCGTCGGCGACAACGCGAGCAAGGGCAGCGCCAAGGGCGGGCTCATCGGCATCTCCATGCCCACCAAGTCGTCGGAGCGCTGGATCAACGACGGCAACAACATGGTCAAGCAGTTCCAGGACAAGGGCTACAAGACCGACCTGCAGTACGGCGACAACGTCGTCGAGAACCAGGTCTCCCAGCTCGAGAACATGATCACCAAGGGTGCCAAGCTGCTGGTGGTCGCCGCCATCGACGGCTCCTCGCTCAGCGACGTGCTCCAGAAGGCCGCCGACGCCCACATCCCGGTGATCTCCTACGACCGCCTGATCCGTGGCACCAACAACGTCGACTACTACGCGACCTTCGACAACTTCAAGGTCGGCGTCCTCCAGGGCACGTACATCGCCGACAAGCTGGGCCTCAAGGACGGCAAGGGTCCGTTCAACGTCGAGCTGTTCGCCGGCTCCCCGGACGACAACAACGCCTCCTTCTTCTTCAACGGCGCCATGAGCGTCCTGAAGCCGTACATCGACGACAAGAAGCTGGTGGTCCAGAGCGGCCAGACCGGCTTCAACCAGGTCGCCACCCTGCGCTGGGACGGCGGTGTCGCCCAGTCCCGCATGGACAACCTGCTCAGCAAGTCCTACACCTCGGCCCGGGTCGACGCCGTCCTCTCCCCCTACGACGGCATCTCGATCGGCATCCTCTCCTCCCTCAAGGGCGTCGGCTACGGCGGCAGCGGCAAGGCCCTGCCGGTCGTCACCGGCCAGGACGCCGAGCTGGCCTCGGTGAAGTCCATCATCGCGGGCGAGCAGACGCAGACCGTCTACAAGGACACCCGGGAGCTCGCCAAGGTCGCGGTTCAGATGGGCGACGCGCTGCTCACCGGCGGCAAGCCGGAGACCAACGACACCACGACCTACAACAACGGCGTCAAGACCGTCCCGGCCTACCTGCTCCAGCCGGTCAGCGTGGACAAGGACAACTACCAGAAGGTGCTGATCGACGGCGGCCAGTACACCGCGGACCAGCTCAAGTAA
- the mmsA gene encoding multiple monosaccharide ABC transporter ATP-binding protein, translating into MAGPVLEMRSITKTFPGVKALSDVNLTVAAGEVHAVCGENGAGKSTLMKVLSGVYPHGSYTGEILFQGEPCQFKDIRASEERGIVIIHQELALVPYLSIAENIFLGNEHASRGIISWNKTLTHATRLLQRVGLQENPQTRIADIGVGKQQLVEIAKALAKEVKLLILDEPTAALNDEDSRKLLDLILELKAQGISCIIISHKLNEIARVADSITILRDGQTIETLAVSADGISEDRIIRGMVGRDLEHRYPERTPQIGEVALAVEDWTVHHPIDHQRKVVDNVSINVRRGEIVGIAGLMGAGRTELAMSVFGRSYGRYTGGRVLMNGQEIRTRTVPEAIGHGLAYVTEDRKQLGLNLMDDISRNISLSALGKVARRGWVNEHEETRVAERFRKSMNIKAPSVFAQTGKLSGGNQQKVVLSKWIFAEPEVLILDEPTRGIDVGAKAEIYTVIADLAAQGKAVLVISSELPELLGLCDRIYTMAEGRLTGEVERADATQESLMRLMTVSAAIQNEQV; encoded by the coding sequence ATGGCCGGACCCGTCCTCGAGATGCGTTCGATCACCAAGACGTTCCCCGGTGTCAAAGCGCTGTCCGACGTCAACCTGACCGTCGCCGCCGGCGAGGTCCACGCCGTCTGCGGCGAGAACGGCGCCGGCAAGTCCACCCTGATGAAGGTGCTCAGCGGGGTCTACCCGCACGGCTCCTACACGGGCGAGATCCTCTTCCAGGGCGAGCCCTGCCAGTTCAAGGACATCAGGGCCAGCGAAGAGCGCGGGATCGTGATCATCCACCAGGAGCTCGCCCTGGTGCCCTACCTCTCCATCGCGGAGAACATCTTCCTCGGCAACGAGCACGCCAGCCGCGGCATCATCAGCTGGAACAAGACGCTCACCCACGCCACCCGGCTCCTTCAGCGCGTCGGTCTGCAGGAGAACCCGCAGACCCGCATCGCCGACATCGGCGTGGGCAAGCAGCAGCTGGTCGAGATCGCCAAGGCGCTCGCGAAGGAGGTCAAGCTCCTCATCCTGGACGAGCCCACCGCCGCGCTCAACGACGAGGACAGCCGCAAGCTGCTCGACCTCATCCTGGAGCTCAAGGCACAGGGCATCTCCTGCATCATCATCTCGCACAAGCTGAACGAGATCGCCCGGGTCGCCGACTCCATCACCATCCTGCGCGACGGGCAGACCATCGAGACCCTCGCGGTCAGCGCGGACGGCATCTCCGAGGACCGGATCATCCGCGGGATGGTCGGTCGTGACCTCGAGCACCGCTACCCCGAGCGCACTCCGCAGATCGGCGAGGTCGCCCTCGCCGTGGAGGACTGGACGGTCCATCACCCGATCGACCACCAGCGCAAGGTGGTCGACAACGTGTCGATCAACGTCCGCCGGGGCGAGATCGTCGGCATCGCGGGCCTGATGGGCGCAGGGCGCACCGAGCTCGCGATGAGCGTCTTCGGCCGCTCCTACGGGCGCTACACGGGCGGCCGAGTGCTGATGAACGGCCAGGAGATCCGCACCCGCACCGTCCCCGAGGCGATCGGCCACGGCCTCGCGTACGTCACCGAGGACCGCAAGCAGCTCGGCCTCAACCTGATGGACGACATCAGCCGCAACATCTCGCTGAGCGCACTCGGCAAGGTGGCCCGGCGCGGCTGGGTGAACGAGCACGAGGAGACCCGGGTCGCCGAGCGCTTCCGCAAGTCCATGAACATCAAGGCCCCCTCGGTGTTCGCGCAGACCGGAAAGCTCAGCGGCGGCAACCAGCAGAAGGTCGTCCTCAGCAAGTGGATCTTCGCTGAGCCCGAGGTGCTGATCCTCGACGAGCCGACCCGGGGCATCGACGTCGGCGCCAAGGCGGAGATCTACACCGTGATCGCCGACCTCGCGGCCCAGGGCAAGGCGGTGCTCGTCATCTCCTCCGAGCTCCCCGAACTGCTGGGACTCTGCGACCGCATCTACACCATGGCCGAGGGCCGGCTCACCGGCGAGGTCGAGCGGGCGGACGCGACTCAGGAATCACTCATGCGCCTCATGACCGTGAGCGCGGCAATCCAGAACGAGCAGGTATAG